A genome region from Paramisgurnus dabryanus chromosome 12, PD_genome_1.1, whole genome shotgun sequence includes the following:
- the rps6kc1 gene encoding ribosomal protein S6 kinase delta-1 isoform X1: MISARDTGELARFYTVTDPTTHKKGYTVYKVTARIISRKNPDDVQEITVWKRYSDFKKLHRDLWQIHKNHFGQSELFPPFAKAKVFGRFDDSVIEERRQCSEDLLQFSANIPSLYGSQFIQDFFKGGEVQDCSELIGPAEPFSDFLADSLSVGSTEGVSSSSQLSCGAVDADSVDADVTDVNDGMPSCSISPNHTATHSRPFTVPQSVTSPVWTGVESSRSSGALTFTPSLRNCTGKTDYLERASEQIALAVEKEVEQDFAAAFSYYHKGVDLLLQGVQGEVSPSRRESVKRKTSEYLMRAELISTHLKDSMGQSSTQNRALGPQCCGVSWVEQTHTDELKHYRVLGVIDKVLLVMDKRTQETFILKGLRKSNECGHVKKNVIPRSLPNMVGLEKFIISEDSIFLLLHYAEGGKLWSHICKYLHNNSPEKSFDIPFIQKPYTTVVCSAPSPVPTGSSDSCSQQGEDAETHLPQMSDLTFGEGPSVAPLPDSDGTSEEECTNSYLTLCNEYEQEKLEPDALGVDHDAEEAVEDVAAVTPELNRTCSMMSNASLCSPISEQELRFFTEDEQSVDCFTRSPDCLNQSASMDLFRIDSKDSADTCKTQFIHLNPDVEVSEEPEEKQIVSSVWRSDNDQGSSELVPVISFKEAIQEDTADNSTDEAQPPDLLVNLPAVRGEVPDTSEEIFTGGGVSFAAGSKTSPTFGRPDVLQRREETESDLSVDLADFDPLAKKCTDIFVSDVETLSSLKPSDAAVLRPHTDSAKHEDAGSGSEELPGTGEDKKVYRLFRELDELAEVALNIRIPEALVRTWAADMVVALDALHQEGIICRDLNPSNILLNHTGHVELTYFCSWNDVEESCDPDALSKLYCAPEVGGIAEETAACDWWSFGALLFELIVGKSLYQSHPAGISRHSSLNIPEFVSDEARSLLEQLLQYNPLERLGSGVAGVEDIKSHPFFSDVNWSS; this comes from the exons ATCACAGTGTGGAAAAGGTACAGTGATTTCAAGAAGCTTCATAGAGACCTTTGGCAGATACACAAAAACCACTTCGGACAGTCCGAGCTCTTTCCTCCCTTTGCCAAAGCTAAAGTGTTTG gGCGTTTTGATGACTCTGTGATTGAAGAGAGAAGACAGTGTTCAGAGGATCTCCTACAGTTCAGTGCTAATATTCCTTCACTGTATGGAAGCCAGTTTATACAGGATTTCTTCAAG GGTGGTGAAGTGCAGGACTGCTCTGAACTCATCGGCCCGGCTGAACCTTTCTCTGATTTTCTGGCTGACAGTCTTTCAGTTGGCAGCACTGAAG GTGTTAGCAGTAGCAGTCAGCTGAGTTGCGGTGCGGTTGATGCCGACTCTGTTGATGCAGATGTGACTGATGTAAACGATGGAATGCCATCGTGCAGCATTTCTCCGAACCACACAGCAACACACAGCAGGCCATTTACCGTTCCGCAGTCAGTGACGTCCCCGGTGTGGACGGGAGTGGAGTCCAGTCGTAGCAGTGGAGCTTTAACCTTTACCCCTAGTCTCAGGAACTGTACAGGGAAGACAGACTACCTGGAGAGAGCCAGCGAGCAGATTGCTTTGGCCGTGGAGAAGGAGGTGGAGCAAGACTTTGCCGCTGCTTTTTCCTACTATCACAAAGGTGTTGATCTGCTGCTGCAGGGTGTGCAAG GAGAAGTGAGTCCCAGTAGACGAGAGTCTGTGAAAAGAAAGACTTCAGAATATCTGATGCGTGCTGAGCTCATTTCTACACACTTAAAAGACAGCATGGGTCAGAGCTCCACACAGAACAGG GCATTGGGTCCGCAGTGTTGTGGTGTCTCATGGGTTGAACAGACTCACACAGATGAACTGAAACACTACAGAGTATTGGGTGTTATTGATAAG GTGCTGTTGGTGATGGATAAGAGAACGcaagagacttttattttgaaa gGTTTGAGAAAAAGCAACGAGTGTGGACACGTTAAAAAAAACGTCATTCCCCGTTCTTTACCCAACATGGTTGGACTGGAGAAATTCATCATCTCTGAGGACTCCATATTTCTATTACTGCATTATGCTGAGG GTGGTAAACTGTGGTCTCACATCTGCAAGTATCTGCACAACAACAGTCCTGAGAAAAGCTTCGACATCCCCTTCATCCAGAAGCCCTACACTACTGTAGTCTGTTCAGCCCCGAGTCCCGTACCTACAGGGTCCAGCGATTCGTGTTCTCAGCAGGGGGAGGACGCTGAGACCCATCTGCCTCAGATGAGCGATCTGACGTTCGGGGAGGGTCCTTCAGTAGCCCCGCTGCCGGACTCCGATGGGACGTCTGAAGAGGAGTGCACTAACAGCTACCTGACGCTGTGCAACGAGTACGAGCAGGAGAAGCTCGAGCCGGACGCGCTGGGCGTGGACCATGACGCCGAGGAGGCGGTGGAGGATGTTGCCGCGGTAACTCCTGAACTTAATCGCACGTGTTCGATGATGAGCAACGCTAGCTTGTGCTCGCCGATTTCAGAACAGGAGCTCCGTTTCTTTACGGAGGATGAGCAATCGGTTGATTGTTTCACACGGTCGCCTGACTGTCTAAACCAATCGGCATCCATGGACCTCTTCCGCATCGACAGTAAAGATAGCGCAGACACCTGCAAGACACAATTTATCCATTTAAACCCCGATGTTGAGGTCTCAGAAGAGCCAGAGGAAAAG CAGATCGTGTCAAGTGTCTGGAGATCAGATAATGATCAGGGCTCGAGCGAGCTGGTACCGGTGATTTCCTTTAAAGAGGCCATACAGGAGGACACCGCAGACAACAGCACAGACGAGGCACAGCCGCCCGATCTGTTAGTCAACCTCCCAGCGGTCAGAGGCGAAGTGCCAGACACATCAGAAGAGATTTTTACCGGAGGAGGCGTATCATTCGCCGCAGGGTCCAAAACATCCCCCACGTTCGGCAGGCCGGACGTTCTTCAGCGCAGAGAGGAAACCGAGTCGGACCTGTCTGTCGATTTGGCCGATTTTGACCCTTTGGCGAAAAAATGTACAGACATTTTTGTGTCGGATGTAGAGACTCTGTCTTCCCTTAAGCCTTCAGACGCAGCTGTGCTCAGACCTCATACAGACTCTGCCAAACATGAGGATGCTGGGTCGGGATCAGAGGAACTTCCAGGAACGGGTGAGGATAAGAAAGTTTACCGATTGTTTCGAGAGCTGGACGAATTGGCAGAGGTGGCGTTAAACATACGCATCCCAGAGGCTTTGGTGAGGACTTGGGCAGCTGACATGGTCGTGGCACTGGATGCTCTGCATCAGGAGGGCATCATATGCCGAGACCTGAACCCCAGTAACATATTGCTGAATCACACAG GTCATGTGGAGCTGACTTATTTCTGTAGCTGGAATGATGTCGAGGAGTCATGTGACCCTGATGCGCTCTCAAAGTTGTACTGTGCACCAG AAGTGGGCGGGATTGCCGAAGAGACGGCAGCTTGTGATTGGTGGAGTTTTGGAGCTCTTTTATTTGAGCTTATAGTGGGAAAG tcCCTGTATCAAAGTCATCCTGCTGGTATCAGCAGACACTCATCActaaacatcccagagtttgtgTCGGATGAAGCTCGCTCTCTGCTGGAACAG TTGTTGCAGTATAATCCATTGGAAAGGCTGGGCTCTGGAGTTGCTGGTGTGGAGGATATAAAGTCTCATCCATTTTTCTCAGATGTAAACTGGTCTAGTTAA
- the rps6kc1 gene encoding ribosomal protein S6 kinase delta-1 isoform X2 gives MISARDTGELARFYTVTDPTTHKKGYTVYKVTARIISRKNPDDVQEITVWKRYSDFKKLHRDLWQIHKNHFGQSELFPPFAKAKVFGRFDDSVIEERRQCSEDLLQFSANIPSLYGSQFIQDFFKGGEVQDCSELIGPAEPFSDFLADSLSVGSTEGVSSSSQLSCGAVDADSVDADVTDVNDGMPSCSISPNHTATHSRPFTVPQSVTSPVWTGVESSRSSGALTFTPSLRNCTGKTDYLERASEQIALAVEKEVEQDFAAAFSYYHKGVDLLLQGVQGEVSPSRRESVKRKTSEYLMRAELISTHLKDSMGQSSTQNRALGPQCCGVSWVEQTHTDELKHYRVLGVIDKVLLVMDKRTQETFILKGLRKSNECGHVKKNVIPRSLPNMVGLEKFIISEDSIFLLLHYAEGGKLWSHICKYLHNNSPEKSFDIPFIQKPYTTVVCSAPSPVPTGSSDSCSQQGEDAETHLPQMSDLTFGEGPSVAPLPDSDGTSEEECTNSYLTLCNEYEQEKLEPDALGVDHDAEEAVEDVAAVTPELNRTCSMMSNASLCSPISEQELRFFTEDEQSVDCFTRSPDCLNQSASMDLFRIDSKDSADTCKTQFIHLNPDVEVSEEPEEKIVSSVWRSDNDQGSSELVPVISFKEAIQEDTADNSTDEAQPPDLLVNLPAVRGEVPDTSEEIFTGGGVSFAAGSKTSPTFGRPDVLQRREETESDLSVDLADFDPLAKKCTDIFVSDVETLSSLKPSDAAVLRPHTDSAKHEDAGSGSEELPGTGEDKKVYRLFRELDELAEVALNIRIPEALVRTWAADMVVALDALHQEGIICRDLNPSNILLNHTGHVELTYFCSWNDVEESCDPDALSKLYCAPEVGGIAEETAACDWWSFGALLFELIVGKSLYQSHPAGISRHSSLNIPEFVSDEARSLLEQLLQYNPLERLGSGVAGVEDIKSHPFFSDVNWSS, from the exons ATCACAGTGTGGAAAAGGTACAGTGATTTCAAGAAGCTTCATAGAGACCTTTGGCAGATACACAAAAACCACTTCGGACAGTCCGAGCTCTTTCCTCCCTTTGCCAAAGCTAAAGTGTTTG gGCGTTTTGATGACTCTGTGATTGAAGAGAGAAGACAGTGTTCAGAGGATCTCCTACAGTTCAGTGCTAATATTCCTTCACTGTATGGAAGCCAGTTTATACAGGATTTCTTCAAG GGTGGTGAAGTGCAGGACTGCTCTGAACTCATCGGCCCGGCTGAACCTTTCTCTGATTTTCTGGCTGACAGTCTTTCAGTTGGCAGCACTGAAG GTGTTAGCAGTAGCAGTCAGCTGAGTTGCGGTGCGGTTGATGCCGACTCTGTTGATGCAGATGTGACTGATGTAAACGATGGAATGCCATCGTGCAGCATTTCTCCGAACCACACAGCAACACACAGCAGGCCATTTACCGTTCCGCAGTCAGTGACGTCCCCGGTGTGGACGGGAGTGGAGTCCAGTCGTAGCAGTGGAGCTTTAACCTTTACCCCTAGTCTCAGGAACTGTACAGGGAAGACAGACTACCTGGAGAGAGCCAGCGAGCAGATTGCTTTGGCCGTGGAGAAGGAGGTGGAGCAAGACTTTGCCGCTGCTTTTTCCTACTATCACAAAGGTGTTGATCTGCTGCTGCAGGGTGTGCAAG GAGAAGTGAGTCCCAGTAGACGAGAGTCTGTGAAAAGAAAGACTTCAGAATATCTGATGCGTGCTGAGCTCATTTCTACACACTTAAAAGACAGCATGGGTCAGAGCTCCACACAGAACAGG GCATTGGGTCCGCAGTGTTGTGGTGTCTCATGGGTTGAACAGACTCACACAGATGAACTGAAACACTACAGAGTATTGGGTGTTATTGATAAG GTGCTGTTGGTGATGGATAAGAGAACGcaagagacttttattttgaaa gGTTTGAGAAAAAGCAACGAGTGTGGACACGTTAAAAAAAACGTCATTCCCCGTTCTTTACCCAACATGGTTGGACTGGAGAAATTCATCATCTCTGAGGACTCCATATTTCTATTACTGCATTATGCTGAGG GTGGTAAACTGTGGTCTCACATCTGCAAGTATCTGCACAACAACAGTCCTGAGAAAAGCTTCGACATCCCCTTCATCCAGAAGCCCTACACTACTGTAGTCTGTTCAGCCCCGAGTCCCGTACCTACAGGGTCCAGCGATTCGTGTTCTCAGCAGGGGGAGGACGCTGAGACCCATCTGCCTCAGATGAGCGATCTGACGTTCGGGGAGGGTCCTTCAGTAGCCCCGCTGCCGGACTCCGATGGGACGTCTGAAGAGGAGTGCACTAACAGCTACCTGACGCTGTGCAACGAGTACGAGCAGGAGAAGCTCGAGCCGGACGCGCTGGGCGTGGACCATGACGCCGAGGAGGCGGTGGAGGATGTTGCCGCGGTAACTCCTGAACTTAATCGCACGTGTTCGATGATGAGCAACGCTAGCTTGTGCTCGCCGATTTCAGAACAGGAGCTCCGTTTCTTTACGGAGGATGAGCAATCGGTTGATTGTTTCACACGGTCGCCTGACTGTCTAAACCAATCGGCATCCATGGACCTCTTCCGCATCGACAGTAAAGATAGCGCAGACACCTGCAAGACACAATTTATCCATTTAAACCCCGATGTTGAGGTCTCAGAAGAGCCAGAGGAAAAG ATCGTGTCAAGTGTCTGGAGATCAGATAATGATCAGGGCTCGAGCGAGCTGGTACCGGTGATTTCCTTTAAAGAGGCCATACAGGAGGACACCGCAGACAACAGCACAGACGAGGCACAGCCGCCCGATCTGTTAGTCAACCTCCCAGCGGTCAGAGGCGAAGTGCCAGACACATCAGAAGAGATTTTTACCGGAGGAGGCGTATCATTCGCCGCAGGGTCCAAAACATCCCCCACGTTCGGCAGGCCGGACGTTCTTCAGCGCAGAGAGGAAACCGAGTCGGACCTGTCTGTCGATTTGGCCGATTTTGACCCTTTGGCGAAAAAATGTACAGACATTTTTGTGTCGGATGTAGAGACTCTGTCTTCCCTTAAGCCTTCAGACGCAGCTGTGCTCAGACCTCATACAGACTCTGCCAAACATGAGGATGCTGGGTCGGGATCAGAGGAACTTCCAGGAACGGGTGAGGATAAGAAAGTTTACCGATTGTTTCGAGAGCTGGACGAATTGGCAGAGGTGGCGTTAAACATACGCATCCCAGAGGCTTTGGTGAGGACTTGGGCAGCTGACATGGTCGTGGCACTGGATGCTCTGCATCAGGAGGGCATCATATGCCGAGACCTGAACCCCAGTAACATATTGCTGAATCACACAG GTCATGTGGAGCTGACTTATTTCTGTAGCTGGAATGATGTCGAGGAGTCATGTGACCCTGATGCGCTCTCAAAGTTGTACTGTGCACCAG AAGTGGGCGGGATTGCCGAAGAGACGGCAGCTTGTGATTGGTGGAGTTTTGGAGCTCTTTTATTTGAGCTTATAGTGGGAAAG tcCCTGTATCAAAGTCATCCTGCTGGTATCAGCAGACACTCATCActaaacatcccagagtttgtgTCGGATGAAGCTCGCTCTCTGCTGGAACAG TTGTTGCAGTATAATCCATTGGAAAGGCTGGGCTCTGGAGTTGCTGGTGTGGAGGATATAAAGTCTCATCCATTTTTCTCAGATGTAAACTGGTCTAGTTAA
- the rps6kc1 gene encoding ribosomal protein S6 kinase delta-1 isoform X3, with the protein MISARDTGELARFYTVTDPTTHKKGYTVYKVTARIISRKNPDDVQEITVWKRYSDFKKLHRDLWQIHKNHFGQSELFPPFAKAKVFGRFDDSVIEERRQCSEDLLQFSANIPSLYGSQFIQDFFKGGEVQDCSELIGPAEPFSDFLADSLSVGSTEGVSSSSQLSCGAVDADSVDADVTDVNDGMPSCSISPNHTATHSRPFTVPQSVTSPVWTGVESSRSSGALTFTPSLRNCTGKTDYLERASEQIALAVEKEVEQDFAAAFSYYHKGVDLLLQGVQGEVSPSRRESVKRKTSEYLMRAELISTHLKDSMGQSSTQNRCCGVSWVEQTHTDELKHYRVLGVIDKVLLVMDKRTQETFILKGLRKSNECGHVKKNVIPRSLPNMVGLEKFIISEDSIFLLLHYAEGGKLWSHICKYLHNNSPEKSFDIPFIQKPYTTVVCSAPSPVPTGSSDSCSQQGEDAETHLPQMSDLTFGEGPSVAPLPDSDGTSEEECTNSYLTLCNEYEQEKLEPDALGVDHDAEEAVEDVAAVTPELNRTCSMMSNASLCSPISEQELRFFTEDEQSVDCFTRSPDCLNQSASMDLFRIDSKDSADTCKTQFIHLNPDVEVSEEPEEKQIVSSVWRSDNDQGSSELVPVISFKEAIQEDTADNSTDEAQPPDLLVNLPAVRGEVPDTSEEIFTGGGVSFAAGSKTSPTFGRPDVLQRREETESDLSVDLADFDPLAKKCTDIFVSDVETLSSLKPSDAAVLRPHTDSAKHEDAGSGSEELPGTGEDKKVYRLFRELDELAEVALNIRIPEALVRTWAADMVVALDALHQEGIICRDLNPSNILLNHTGHVELTYFCSWNDVEESCDPDALSKLYCAPEVGGIAEETAACDWWSFGALLFELIVGKSLYQSHPAGISRHSSLNIPEFVSDEARSLLEQLLQYNPLERLGSGVAGVEDIKSHPFFSDVNWSS; encoded by the exons ATCACAGTGTGGAAAAGGTACAGTGATTTCAAGAAGCTTCATAGAGACCTTTGGCAGATACACAAAAACCACTTCGGACAGTCCGAGCTCTTTCCTCCCTTTGCCAAAGCTAAAGTGTTTG gGCGTTTTGATGACTCTGTGATTGAAGAGAGAAGACAGTGTTCAGAGGATCTCCTACAGTTCAGTGCTAATATTCCTTCACTGTATGGAAGCCAGTTTATACAGGATTTCTTCAAG GGTGGTGAAGTGCAGGACTGCTCTGAACTCATCGGCCCGGCTGAACCTTTCTCTGATTTTCTGGCTGACAGTCTTTCAGTTGGCAGCACTGAAG GTGTTAGCAGTAGCAGTCAGCTGAGTTGCGGTGCGGTTGATGCCGACTCTGTTGATGCAGATGTGACTGATGTAAACGATGGAATGCCATCGTGCAGCATTTCTCCGAACCACACAGCAACACACAGCAGGCCATTTACCGTTCCGCAGTCAGTGACGTCCCCGGTGTGGACGGGAGTGGAGTCCAGTCGTAGCAGTGGAGCTTTAACCTTTACCCCTAGTCTCAGGAACTGTACAGGGAAGACAGACTACCTGGAGAGAGCCAGCGAGCAGATTGCTTTGGCCGTGGAGAAGGAGGTGGAGCAAGACTTTGCCGCTGCTTTTTCCTACTATCACAAAGGTGTTGATCTGCTGCTGCAGGGTGTGCAAG GAGAAGTGAGTCCCAGTAGACGAGAGTCTGTGAAAAGAAAGACTTCAGAATATCTGATGCGTGCTGAGCTCATTTCTACACACTTAAAAGACAGCATGGGTCAGAGCTCCACACAGAACAGG TGTTGTGGTGTCTCATGGGTTGAACAGACTCACACAGATGAACTGAAACACTACAGAGTATTGGGTGTTATTGATAAG GTGCTGTTGGTGATGGATAAGAGAACGcaagagacttttattttgaaa gGTTTGAGAAAAAGCAACGAGTGTGGACACGTTAAAAAAAACGTCATTCCCCGTTCTTTACCCAACATGGTTGGACTGGAGAAATTCATCATCTCTGAGGACTCCATATTTCTATTACTGCATTATGCTGAGG GTGGTAAACTGTGGTCTCACATCTGCAAGTATCTGCACAACAACAGTCCTGAGAAAAGCTTCGACATCCCCTTCATCCAGAAGCCCTACACTACTGTAGTCTGTTCAGCCCCGAGTCCCGTACCTACAGGGTCCAGCGATTCGTGTTCTCAGCAGGGGGAGGACGCTGAGACCCATCTGCCTCAGATGAGCGATCTGACGTTCGGGGAGGGTCCTTCAGTAGCCCCGCTGCCGGACTCCGATGGGACGTCTGAAGAGGAGTGCACTAACAGCTACCTGACGCTGTGCAACGAGTACGAGCAGGAGAAGCTCGAGCCGGACGCGCTGGGCGTGGACCATGACGCCGAGGAGGCGGTGGAGGATGTTGCCGCGGTAACTCCTGAACTTAATCGCACGTGTTCGATGATGAGCAACGCTAGCTTGTGCTCGCCGATTTCAGAACAGGAGCTCCGTTTCTTTACGGAGGATGAGCAATCGGTTGATTGTTTCACACGGTCGCCTGACTGTCTAAACCAATCGGCATCCATGGACCTCTTCCGCATCGACAGTAAAGATAGCGCAGACACCTGCAAGACACAATTTATCCATTTAAACCCCGATGTTGAGGTCTCAGAAGAGCCAGAGGAAAAG CAGATCGTGTCAAGTGTCTGGAGATCAGATAATGATCAGGGCTCGAGCGAGCTGGTACCGGTGATTTCCTTTAAAGAGGCCATACAGGAGGACACCGCAGACAACAGCACAGACGAGGCACAGCCGCCCGATCTGTTAGTCAACCTCCCAGCGGTCAGAGGCGAAGTGCCAGACACATCAGAAGAGATTTTTACCGGAGGAGGCGTATCATTCGCCGCAGGGTCCAAAACATCCCCCACGTTCGGCAGGCCGGACGTTCTTCAGCGCAGAGAGGAAACCGAGTCGGACCTGTCTGTCGATTTGGCCGATTTTGACCCTTTGGCGAAAAAATGTACAGACATTTTTGTGTCGGATGTAGAGACTCTGTCTTCCCTTAAGCCTTCAGACGCAGCTGTGCTCAGACCTCATACAGACTCTGCCAAACATGAGGATGCTGGGTCGGGATCAGAGGAACTTCCAGGAACGGGTGAGGATAAGAAAGTTTACCGATTGTTTCGAGAGCTGGACGAATTGGCAGAGGTGGCGTTAAACATACGCATCCCAGAGGCTTTGGTGAGGACTTGGGCAGCTGACATGGTCGTGGCACTGGATGCTCTGCATCAGGAGGGCATCATATGCCGAGACCTGAACCCCAGTAACATATTGCTGAATCACACAG GTCATGTGGAGCTGACTTATTTCTGTAGCTGGAATGATGTCGAGGAGTCATGTGACCCTGATGCGCTCTCAAAGTTGTACTGTGCACCAG AAGTGGGCGGGATTGCCGAAGAGACGGCAGCTTGTGATTGGTGGAGTTTTGGAGCTCTTTTATTTGAGCTTATAGTGGGAAAG tcCCTGTATCAAAGTCATCCTGCTGGTATCAGCAGACACTCATCActaaacatcccagagtttgtgTCGGATGAAGCTCGCTCTCTGCTGGAACAG TTGTTGCAGTATAATCCATTGGAAAGGCTGGGCTCTGGAGTTGCTGGTGTGGAGGATATAAAGTCTCATCCATTTTTCTCAGATGTAAACTGGTCTAGTTAA